In a single window of the Arthrobacter sp. StoSoilA2 genome:
- a CDS encoding ParB/RepB/Spo0J family partition protein, whose product MSEKRRGLGRGLGALIPSSPAGAQGNGAAPSRPVDLFFPEARKTAEPLEPLEGTAPAPAPAAESATLSGADGSRAGAVKEASKSAAEAPAASKSSEAKAPASKPSAKRPSSTSVKTSGAGTSSTPSSTPAAAAPPEVELVEVPGARFAEIPVTDIHPNRKQPRSVFDEDDMAELVHSVKEIGVLQPIVVRTSTEKGGEPYELVMGERRWRAVQAAGLETIPAIVRDTTDDDLLRDALLENLHRSQLNPLEEAAAYQQLLEDFGTTHEQLADRIGRSRPQVSNTLRLLKLPPLVQRRVAASVLSAGHARALLALPDAAAMERLAQKIVAEGMSVRATEEAVALYQDPAAPAKSAIPKPNARHERLDYLASSLSDRLDTNVKITLGARKGRVSIEFASVEDLNRIMDVLGPGSDD is encoded by the coding sequence ATGAGCGAAAAGCGAAGGGGCCTCGGCAGGGGTCTTGGGGCTCTCATTCCTAGCTCACCTGCGGGTGCCCAGGGAAACGGCGCTGCGCCTTCACGCCCAGTGGACCTCTTCTTTCCGGAAGCCCGTAAGACAGCGGAGCCTCTGGAACCGCTCGAAGGTACAGCTCCTGCACCTGCTCCGGCGGCCGAATCCGCGACGCTGAGTGGAGCAGATGGTTCACGTGCCGGCGCTGTGAAGGAAGCATCGAAGTCTGCGGCCGAGGCACCTGCTGCAAGCAAGTCCAGCGAAGCCAAGGCCCCGGCTTCCAAGCCATCGGCTAAGCGCCCTTCATCTACCTCGGTGAAGACCTCAGGCGCAGGGACGAGTTCGACGCCGTCTTCGACCCCTGCTGCAGCTGCTCCGCCTGAGGTGGAGTTGGTTGAGGTTCCGGGAGCGAGATTCGCTGAGATACCGGTGACGGACATTCATCCGAACCGCAAGCAGCCTCGATCTGTCTTCGATGAAGACGACATGGCCGAACTGGTGCACTCCGTCAAGGAAATCGGAGTCCTCCAGCCAATTGTTGTACGTACTTCAACCGAAAAGGGTGGGGAACCGTACGAGTTGGTCATGGGTGAGCGCCGCTGGCGTGCCGTCCAAGCCGCCGGCCTGGAAACAATCCCCGCCATCGTACGTGACACCACTGACGATGATCTCCTTAGGGACGCGTTGCTGGAGAACCTGCACCGCAGCCAGCTGAACCCCTTGGAAGAGGCAGCCGCATACCAGCAGCTCTTGGAAGACTTCGGAACTACACATGAGCAGTTGGCCGATCGTATTGGTCGGTCCCGTCCCCAGGTATCCAATACACTGCGTCTTTTGAAGCTTCCGCCGTTGGTGCAGCGTCGTGTGGCAGCGAGCGTCTTGTCAGCAGGCCACGCCCGTGCACTCTTGGCGTTGCCGGATGCGGCCGCCATGGAGCGCCTTGCACAGAAGATTGTTGCTGAAGGTATGTCCGTCCGTGCCACTGAAGAAGCCGTAGCTTTGTATCAGGACCCAGCCGCGCCGGCCAAGAGTGCTATTCCCAAGCCCAATGCCCGGCATGAGCGACTGGACTACCTGGCTTCCTCGTTATCCGACCGCCTAGATACGAACGTGAAGATTACCTTGGGTGCTCGCAAGGGCCGCGTCAGCATTGAATTTGCCAGCGTGGAGGATCTCAACCGAATTATGGATGTTTTGGGACCAGGATCTGACGACTAG